GAAGACCCGATTGAATATGTTTACCCGAACATCAAGAGCTTGTTTCACCAGCGTCAAAAAGGCGAAGATACCAAGAGCTTTGCGAATGCGCTGAGAGCCGCGCTCCGGGAAGACCCGGATATTATCCTGGTAGGGGAAATGCGCGACTTGGAAACCATTGGTCTGGCGGTGTCAGCGGCTGAAACGGGTCACTTGGTGTTCGGCACCTTGCACACCAGCTCAGCAGCAGGTACTATCGACCGCATCTTGGACGTGTTCCCCCCAGAGCAACAGCCCCAAATCCGCGCTCAGTTGTCTGGTTCGTTATTGGCAGTCTTCAGCCAATGCTTAGTGCCCAAACACAATCCGAAACCGGGTGAATATGGTCGGGTAATGGCTCAGGAAATCATGCTGGTAACGCCAGCGATCGCTAACTTGATCCGAGAAGGAAAATCTGCTCAAATTTACTCTGCTATTCAGACTGGAGCAAAATTGGGAATGCAGACGATGGAACAGGCTCTAGCTGGCTATGTCAAAGCTGGTGCCATCTCCTTTGAGGCGGCGATGGGCAAATCATCTAAACCTGAAGAATTACAGCGTATCCTGGGAACATCACCCGCGACGGGAGCAAAAGCGGGCGCTCGGTAGGTTTAAGGTGGTGTAAAACCTATTGCAATCAGCTGGTGTGATGCCAGGTAGCCCAGACCGAAACATATTCACTCAGGGCTACCTGGCAGCCCTCAGCAGAAATTGTCAAAAACCTCCCCGGAACGACACCCTCCAATTACAAAAATTTTCCTTTAAAAAGCCATTCTTCTTTCATTTAGAGGTGAGGTATGCCTACCTATATTGCTGATGTTCGGGACTCTAAAGGAGCCGCTAAGAAAGACAAAATTGTTGCCGACTCCCTTGGCAGCGCCCGCGACGCCCTACGCGAAAAATGGGTTTCTGTTGCAAATATCAAAGAAACTCAAAGCTTTGACCTGAGCAAATTAAACCTACAAGACATTCAAACTTCTTTAGCGAAGGTTACAGTCAAGGACAAAGCCGTCTTTTCTCGTCAATTTGCCGCAATGGTCAACGCCGGTGTGGCGATTGTTCGATGCTTGGGTGTGCTTTCCGAGCAATGTAGCAATCCTAAGCTCAAAAAAGCGCTTGTGGAAATTAGCTCTGAGGTTCAACAAGGTGTGAATCTCTCGGATGCGATGCGTAAACATCCAGAGTGTTTCGATAATCTCTACGTCAGTATGGTGCAAGCCGGTGAGGTCGGTGGTGTCCTCGATGAGGTACTCAACCGACTAGCCAAAGTCCTAGAGGATATGGCACGCCTGCAAAACCAAGTCAAAGGGGCAATGGCATATCCCGTAGCGGTGGGAATCTTGGCAATCATTGTCTTTATTTGTATGACGGTGTTTCTGATCCCGATCTTTGCTGGCATTTTCAAAGATTTGGGAACCGAATTGCCTGCTCTGACCCTGTTCATGCTGTGGATCAGCGACATCCTCAGAAGTTGGAGGATCATCATCCCTATCATTACTTTTATCGTTGCCTCTTTTGTTTACAGGCAGTATTACAAGACTCCGGTTGGTCGTGTGACGATGGATCGCTTTTTCTTGAAAATGCCGCTATTGGGTGACTTGAATGAGAAATCATGTGTTGCTCGTTTTTGCCGCATTTTTGGAACATTGACTCGTTCTGGAGTGCCCATTCTCACTTGTATGGATATTGTGAGAGATACGGCAGGGAACCAGGTGATTGCTAACGCGGTGGAAGCAGCCAAGCTAGACATTCAACAGGGTGGGATGATGAGCTTAGCTTTGCAAAAAGAGCAAGTTTTTCCAATACTGGCAATTCAGATGATTAGTATTGGAGAAGAGACAGGTCAGTTAGATGCCATGATGATGAAAGTGGCAGATTTCTATGAAGATGAGGTTGAGCAAGCGGTGAAAGCACTTACCAGCGTTCTCGAACCCATCATGATGGTGGTATTAGCGGGGATGGTAGCGGTGATTTTGCTTTCAATGTATCTCCCCATGTTTGCAGTGTTTGACAAACTAGGCTAATTAATTTCAGGTTTTGGATTTTTCTCATTCCCAGACAAAGCTGGGAATGAGATTTGGGATGGAGAGGCTATGGTACTGAACAATGACCTAATCTCCAATCTAAGATTGAAAATTTAAAATCAAAATATGTTTATTAAGCAATCCTATTACGAAGCTAGCTTGGCAGAGTACAGTAACCTGTCTGGAGCGATCGCACTACTCAAGCAGCACCGACCTTATCTGGAGATGATTCCCAGCATGCGCCGGTCTGAGGAGAGCGCGATCGCCATTCCTTTGCCGGTGGTGCGAATTCGCCATGCCTCCTCTAAAACAGAAAGCACTAGCGTTGTCACATCTAGAGGAGAAGCCATTCGCTTGCCCTGCGATGTGGCACTTTTAATGTGTGACCCCGAATGGAAAATCAAAATGGGGGTGGAGATTTTTGTCTTTATCCACCGTCCCCAAGAAGACTTCTCCGACTTGTTGAGTCGCTGGCGGCAGACGCAGGTGTGGCTGGACAAAGAATATGAGTGGTTGATGCCGCTTCGCCATCAACACATTTTCAGCGAGGGTGCTGACAAGCTATATCCCTTGTTTGTTGTATTTCCAGAGACGCCAGAACGAATTAAGCGAGGCCTAATGGGAGCCTGTCTCCCCTTTGTCATCCAGACACCAATGTTGGATGTTGAGGAACAGGTAGAGGAATCTTTTTTGCCGGAAAGTCCAAACGTTTGACGGTTGAAGCAGGTTGAAGTGTAATCAACCTGCCAACGTACCCACTTTCAACCTGTTAACTATTTGACAAATTGCGGCATGACTTCGGCGGCGGTAAATAAACCGTAAATGCCTCGACGATGGAGTGCGACTCCGGCTTTGAGATAGCCGAAGGCAGGACCGCAGACATTGGCTGCCATACTGGTTTCATCGCCAAGGGTGAAGGTATGGGTAGAAATCTTGCCTTCAAAGGTGCGACCCGTCACTTGGACATTTGTGCTGAGTGGTTTTTTGGGATTGCGGGTATCGACGACGCCGCCGACCGTAACGCGATCGCGCGGACAAATCCCAGCCAGCTCCAGCATTACATCATCCGCGTGTTCCATATTCTCCAGAGCCAGGATGCCGTTGGTTTGATCCAGTAACGCTTCCACTTCGGCATCGCTCATGGCTCTGGCGCGTTCCACATCGTAGCCTGGTAGATGGGCAATATCTTCCCGAATCGTCGCTCGGTAAGCTTCCCAATTCGCAATCCCGACTCCAAACGTAATCTTGACGCTGTGGATTTCAGCATAACTTTGGGCAGCAAGAGCCGCTGCTGCCGTCAACAACCCAGGCGTCGCCCCACAGCCAGTCAGATAAGTAATTCCTGCGGCAAGAAGTTCCTCTTGTAGCTCCAGTAGCTGCTCGACAGCGCTAGTACGCTTCATGGCGTCTACCAGAACCCCTCGCCAGCCAGATTGAATAAATTGCCGCGCCACGGACGCCATAAAGGTATTGGGCAGATTGGGCAGTGCTAGGAAATATCCATCTACCGGCTTAGCCTGTTCGATTAAGTCCTGGATGCTCTGGCTACTGAGGGTGCCTGTCGGCTCTAAATAGCCAAGCGAACCTCTCGTTTGGTAAATCGCAATGCTGGCATCTGGATCTAACCCTTGGGCGGCGTAGGTATAGCCTTTCTGGTCAGCAGCTGCAACCCAGATCATCTCGCGTTTTGGCGCAAGCACTCTGGCGGCAGCCTGCCCCAGTCCACCAAAGCCCAAGACGCCCACTCGAATGGGGGTTGGGGAGTTGATTGAACCTGTGACTTGCTCTGCACTCATAGCGTCTTCCTGCAATTGAACAAACTTTAATTATCCTGGCTCCTGGACGATCCAGTTCGTTCACTTCAATGAGGCAGGGCGATCGCTCAAGAAGTCTGTTGGCTTTTTTGCCCGATTTCGGATAATTTATCTATCTTGACGCAGATGTAAAGTTAAGCGACACTGACAAATAATCAAAGTACAGTCCGCTTAATTAATTAAGTTTTGTTACGTTTTAACTCGTTGTGACTCAATTGCTCAACATTTGAGCAACATTAATTTATTAATGCCTCTGCCCCAGCGAGCCAGTTCTAAGAAAGATATCTTATCCGGCAGCATCAGCAGTATGGTTCATGCCGCCGCATAACTTGAGCAAGCCCTAACATAACGAGCATGGAAACGCTAGAGTTTATCATTTATCCGGATGGTCGGGTGCAGGAGAAAGTCACCGGAATTACTGGGAAATCCTGTGCCGAAGTGACTGCTGCGATTGAAGCCCAATTGGGACTGGTGCTAACTCAGGAACCGACTTCTGAATTTTTTGCCTCAGTAATTCATCAGACTGCGGCAGCAACAGCCGGGGCAACTTATAGCGAGTGGTAAGTTTTTTTTGATTCAAACTTAATTTATTTGAAAAATCGCCATGTCACACTTTAGCAACATCAAAACTCAAATCCGGAATCTTGGCTCCTTAGAAGCCGCTTTAACCGACCTGGGAATAGATTGGAAATCTGGCCCGCAAACAGTGCGCGGCTATCGCGGTCAAACCCGTACTGCTGATGTTGCCATTGAGCAAGAAAATGGTTATGACATCGGCTTTAGTTGGAATGGTCAGGAATACGAACTCGTTGCTGACCTACAGTATTGGCAGCAAACGGGTTCTGTAGAGCGGTTTCTCAACCGAGTGACTCAGCGTTATGCTTACCACACGGTTGTTAAGGAATCTGCAATGCAGGGCTTCCAAGTTGCCGAGCAAAAACAAAATGAGGATGGTTCAATCCGTCTAGTTGTACAACGCTGGAGTGCCTAATGTCTGATTCCCCAACTCCTGAGCAGCCAAGTCCCGAACGT
This DNA window, taken from Coleofasciculus sp. FACHB-1120, encodes the following:
- a CDS encoding type IV pilus twitching motility protein PilT, which translates into the protein MELMIEDLMEQLIEMGGSDMHIQAGAPVYFRISGKLNPIGDEPLPPQECQKLIFSMLNNTQRKELEQNWELDCSYGVKGLARFRVNVYKERGYYAACLRALSSKIPNFDQLGLPDVVRELTHRPRGMVLVTGQTGSGKTTTLAAMLDLINRTRAEHILTVEDPIEYVYPNIKSLFHQRQKGEDTKSFANALRAALREDPDIILVGEMRDLETIGLAVSAAETGHLVFGTLHTSSAAGTIDRILDVFPPEQQPQIRAQLSGSLLAVFSQCLVPKHNPKPGEYGRVMAQEIMLVTPAIANLIREGKSAQIYSAIQTGAKLGMQTMEQALAGYVKAGAISFEAAMGKSSKPEELQRILGTSPATGAKAGAR
- a CDS encoding type II secretion system F family protein, with the protein product MPTYIADVRDSKGAAKKDKIVADSLGSARDALREKWVSVANIKETQSFDLSKLNLQDIQTSLAKVTVKDKAVFSRQFAAMVNAGVAIVRCLGVLSEQCSNPKLKKALVEISSEVQQGVNLSDAMRKHPECFDNLYVSMVQAGEVGGVLDEVLNRLAKVLEDMARLQNQVKGAMAYPVAVGILAIIVFICMTVFLIPIFAGIFKDLGTELPALTLFMLWISDILRSWRIIIPIITFIVASFVYRQYYKTPVGRVTMDRFFLKMPLLGDLNEKSCVARFCRIFGTLTRSGVPILTCMDIVRDTAGNQVIANAVEAAKLDIQQGGMMSLALQKEQVFPILAIQMISIGEETGQLDAMMMKVADFYEDEVEQAVKALTSVLEPIMMVVLAGMVAVILLSMYLPMFAVFDKLG
- a CDS encoding saccharopine dehydrogenase-like oxidoreductase translates to MSAEQVTGSINSPTPIRVGVLGFGGLGQAAARVLAPKREMIWVAAADQKGYTYAAQGLDPDASIAIYQTRGSLGYLEPTGTLSSQSIQDLIEQAKPVDGYFLALPNLPNTFMASVARQFIQSGWRGVLVDAMKRTSAVEQLLELQEELLAAGITYLTGCGATPGLLTAAAALAAQSYAEIHSVKITFGVGIANWEAYRATIREDIAHLPGYDVERARAMSDAEVEALLDQTNGILALENMEHADDVMLELAGICPRDRVTVGGVVDTRNPKKPLSTNVQVTGRTFEGKISTHTFTLGDETSMAANVCGPAFGYLKAGVALHRRGIYGLFTAAEVMPQFVK
- a CDS encoding DUF2997 domain-containing protein, with the translated sequence METLEFIIYPDGRVQEKVTGITGKSCAEVTAAIEAQLGLVLTQEPTSEFFASVIHQTAAATAGATYSEW
- a CDS encoding DUF1257 domain-containing protein; translation: MSHFSNIKTQIRNLGSLEAALTDLGIDWKSGPQTVRGYRGQTRTADVAIEQENGYDIGFSWNGQEYELVADLQYWQQTGSVERFLNRVTQRYAYHTVVKESAMQGFQVAEQKQNEDGSIRLVVQRWSA